The sequence below is a genomic window from Ignavibacteriales bacterium.
TACCGAATTGTGAAGGTTATTAAGTAAGCGGCTGCTACACCGCTTATGTTGATTGTTATCTGAGTAAACCTTTCTCATATAACGATATGATTGATTTAACTCTCAAGTTTTCTGAATTGGATTTTAAAAACGTCTTTTTGAATTGATCGTTTTTTGCTGAGCAACCTTGCATAAGTCTAGTCAGTGCATAAAAGGATAAAGAATGAATACAGTCAAAGGATAAAGGTTCAAAAATATTTTCAAAAATAATGTTACTTAACTTCCCTAAATTATTTTTATTATACTTTTCCTCAGTGTCCTTTTGAACATTAATAATAATTTCATCCAATGTTGCGGTCACACTGATTCTATCTAAGAGCAGAAATTCAACTTCGGAAATATCCGAGAATTGTTGATTTTCCAATTGCTTATTCCTAATACATTCTAAAAGATCCAATTTTTTGTACATTGGAATCATTGCGTGTCCAGATGACTGTAAATCCTGATTTATTCCTCCAAATTCTGTTTGTACACCTTTAGCAAAAGACTGATCATAATCATAACTGCTCACTTTTGCCAGGCAGCCAAATTCTGCCAATCCATCTAAATCATTTTTTGCAAATGCTATTTCTTTATTGTCTTTGACCGCCTGAATTAATAATAATTCTTCTTCCTCATCAAATACTTGCGGTACTTTTGAGAAGCCAAATGGTAGCACAACTTACTTTGTTCTTATAATAACATATTTCTCATTTTTCATAATAATTATTCCTATTTGAAGTTCAGTTATTGTTCTGATTCATTTGTTTATTCCATTCCGCAGCCAGCTTTAATTTTAGCCATCGCATTCCAAACTCGTCATTTAATTCCGCTGACTGATATAAAAATTCATCAGACTTATCTGTCTGACCCAAGTGATGATAAGACATTGCTAAAACGTAATATGCGTGTCCTAACAATCCCTCATCAGCGATAGCAGATATGATTGGATTCAATATATTTTTTGCTGCGTCGTAAGAACCATTTATATTAAATATTTTAGCTTTATATATGATCATTTTTTCATCTTTACGATCTAGTTTTAGTAAATCTTCAATTTCCTCTAATGCATCAGCATATTTACCCTGTGCATAAAGACTTTGGACTTTAATTTGTCTTAGATCGATTGCTTCCTCACTATCTTCAGCACCTTCAATGGCTATAAACTCATCACAGCATTCAATTGATTTGTTGAAGTCAAGAGACATATAGTAATAATTTGTCAGACTATATAGGGCGAGATCATTTGAATTATCAATAATTAATATCTCCTCCAGTGGGGTAATTGCTCCCAATAGATCACCCTTTGCCTCCTGTATTAATGATTTTAGTAATCGTGACTGTGTATCTTCAGAATGACTCTTTAAATACTCTTCCAGTAATTTTTCTGCTACATTGAAATCTCCTCTACCTAACGCTTCTATAACCTGATCAAAAAAATCTTCCGGATCATAAAACATAAAATCTTCCATACTATTTTTTCTCCTTTTGTTTATTTATTAAATCTAATAGATCTTTTGGATGTTGAAAGTCTGAATGGTCAGAAGCTAATTTTTTGCAGATCTTTTCTGCACTATTTATCTTATTGCTCAGATAGTAATTATATGCCTTTCCATAAAGAGCTATTTTATCATCTGGATGTACCATCAGTACAGTATCATATATTTCATTCGCAATACCATAAGCACCCAACTTACTGTAGCAATTTGCCCCACCTATTGCAGCGTGAATTGCCTGTTGAAAATTCTCATCGCTACTTAGTGCCGACGTATAGCTTCCTAATGAATTGAGTATGAATCCTTTATTCTCCTGATACTCGGCGTATTGATCATAAACTTCAAAATCTGCTTTACCTAACGCTATCAAGTGCTCCAACGTTCTAACATAAAGTTTTTTATCTCCGGTTTCATCGTATAACCAAGCTTTGTATTTAAGTGCTTGTACATCTTCTGGATCGATGTCTAGAGCGTTTAATACATAATGCAAAGCTTTAGCATAATCTTTGTTACGAAAATGAATATGAGTCAAGGCCTTCAGTACTACAATGTCCTTTCTATCAAATTCATTTAGTAATTCAAGAACAGGTAACACTTTATTGTGCGGTTTGGTATCAATATCATCCAAAACTTTATTAAGAGTATCTAGATAGTTTTCATTTGTTATTTTCATAAAATTTCCTTTTTAGTTAATCATTAAATATTATTTGTATCAATTAGTAGAGTCAATGACTTATTGTTAATAAAAGAGGCCCGATGTTATTAGTGTGGCAGGAACTAATTGTGCCGTCCTAGGCTTTCGCCAACATCGGACCAAAATATTAGTCGGCCCAACTAATAAACATCGCTGGACCTGGCTGTATTCTTAAAGAGGGGAAATGAGACCCTTGCCACGGAATACTACTACCATTACAATTTTGTGGCGAAACAGTAACGGCTTATAAATATGAAGGGCCAGTGCCGGTAGTAAGGGATCGGAACTACCTGGATCCCGTCGTGGGCTTTCACCACATCACTGACCCATTAAAATTTCTCTGTACAGGTAAACCCCTTTTGGACCCAATTATTATGCTTGTCAATTACGGCTGTATTTACGCAACCTATCTTCTACATAATAACTACCTCTGGATTAAGTAGATATCATCAAAAGGCGTTAATCAATCTGTCTTTATAATTGCCTAGTGCACTCTCTTTAATCTCTATCATCTCTTTTTCAACCTTTCGGACATATTTGGAATCAATTTCATCGATGAAAGTAAAGAGATATGCCTGCTCATTTATTTTATATTCATCTTCTTCTATCAGATCCAGGACAGATATAATCAGATAGTGGGCAATTTGATGCCTATCTTTACATTCAAATGCATAAACACCCTGCACATCATTGTCCTGTACTTCTCTATCCGTTTTCCAAAATTTCATAGTGTCCCCGCTATTATTTTGAACTCCTAAAATATTTTGACCCTTGAGTAGTGTTTGGAGAAAAGGATCTTCGTAAGTTGGTTTTGTAATAAACATTGTACTAAATAAAGGAAATTTCATAAAATTTCTCCTGTTTGAATTTTTATAAATGTGTTAATTATTAATCATAGCGTAAAATGAAAAACATATGTTGAGATTCCACAGCTTTATATACCAAATGCTGAATTAGCACCTGGTCTGAAAGTAACTTTTGTTTTTCTTTTCAACTTTAATTTCCTAATTAATTTGAGGCGGGTTATCCCCGCCCCTTGTTTGAATTATTCAAATATTACCATCTTGGGAAAGAATGGCCTGCTCCCATCCGAATTAATTACATCCATCACCATTACATCTTTCTCGACGGTCATATCGTACTCGAATTGATAAACATAAGGTTTACCAGGTACCACTTTTTTTATTCTATCAACTTTGAAAGTGAAAAATTTATCATATACCTTAACACCTGTATTCTGATCAACATCAAATATGCATGCACCTACCTCATCTGTACCAAGTGAATAACTAAATGCTGCCTGCCAATTAATCGTATCTGGACGATTTAATAATTGGTCTATCCACTTATCTGCATCGTGATAACCAGGTTGTAGTGTGTACAGCAAAGGAATTAAGTTTGAGTTCATAAAATTCACCTCCTTGAACTCGAAGGGGCCAGAAAATACTGGAATTGAAGAGCTCGTCGCTCTTTAGTCTATAACTTCTTGTATTCATTGAACGTGTAATACAAATAATGTTCATCCGTGTCGTCATCTACAGTTTCCAATGCAATAGATTTCACATCACTTTTGGATATAAAGCGAAAATAGTTTGTGTAAGAATTTCCCTCATTTACTGTGTGATCAAATTCCCAATTACCAATTACCTTTTTTACTGGAGTATTACCATTCCAAATAATAACTGCTGCATTTTCATCCGCGCCACCAGCAATAAAATGTTGGATTGAGATTACAGGTTTATGTTGTAATATCTTATCAACAATTTTGGTGTCATTTTTTCTTGTTGCATCAAGTTCCATTGCTAATTGTGATTTGTGTATAAACGACCCAAATAAAAGTTTCAATATTTTCTCCTTATAAATTTGGGAGTGTTCCCACTCCCGTTTTTTTGTTAATACTACCATCACTAAAAACTACATACTTAGGTACCTCGGTGTCCATCTTTTCATCATGTCCTAATTCAACATCAAAAGAACCAGAATCGAATTCTTCCAAGACCTCTACCTGAACATTCCATTGATCCTGACCATCTATATTTTTCTTCTCAATGTCAATTATTTTGACCCATTCAACAAATGAAACGTCATATTGATCGAACGTCGGAAAAGAATTAATATAAGCGATCGCATAACCCTCGGTTGAATTCTGAAGACCATTTTTAATTAGGTCTTCCAATAATTCAACATTTGGAATTTTACAAAGCACTTCGTCTTTATTGGAATCAATCAATGTCGTGAACAGAACCTGAAGTTTTAGTAAGTCTTTCATTTTTAATTAATGATTTTGGTTTACAGTGCAGCCCTGCGAGGCAGAGCTGCTTATTGATAATTTACTCTTAAGAGTTTTGTTCATCATTGTTCTTATTTAGATTTTTAACTAGCTTTTCTCTTATTTCCATCCATAATTTTCCAAATACATTTTCACCAATCCACTGACCATCTTTCCTGACTGCACCCCAGAATCTTGCAGATTCCCGATCGTGTGTTGTACAGTCTTCAATGATTGTAACATTACCAGTTGCAATCAACTTTTCTTCTAGATCAGGATGCTGATGGAGTTTTAATTCCAAACATTTTTGCATCAACGGAATATCACTTGGGGCCTCATCCCATTTTACACCACGATTTAGTAGCTCTCGATTTTTTCTTGCGATCATCTTTGCACCCATTGGGGATGGACACTCTTGAATTGCTTTTTGAATATCAGGATATCCTTCAAAGCGAAGCGCTTGAAATAATGCTTCGCAAGTTTTGTATTGCGTATCTTGGAATGTAACTGGATAAGCCGACATACAACTAAGCCAGCCGCTTTCTTCTTTTACTTTTGTTATTGTTATTTCCATAATTAAACTTCCTATTTTTAAATTGTTAATATTGTGTGACTGATACCAGACCAATTAAATTATCGCCTCATACCCTAATTGACTAAACATCTAAAATGGGACTCATTGTATATAAAATATTTCCAGTTCAGAGAGGTATCCTAGCCTTCCTTACCTTAGTACGTTATAAATACAACTACCATTACAGTTTGTAGCTAACCATGACAGCTTTGAAAATAAAAGGGGTCCCAGCCGTGACGTTAGTCTCGCGGTGGAAGCAGTCACGTCTGTCCATATTTCCGATTGACCGTCGGGGATTTCTCCCGCTGGGACCTATTAAAATCTGAAGTGAAGTTTTCCCCCTTACTTATTAATGGGAAAGAAGAGCAGATAATGTTAACCAAATATTCAGTCCCAGCCGTGACGTTAGTCTCGCGGTGGAAGCAGTCACGTCTGTCCATATTTCCGATTGACCGTCGGGGATTTCTCCCGCTGGGACCTATTAAAATCTGAAGTGAAGTTTTCCCCCTTACTTATTAATGGGAAGGAAGAGCAGATAATATTAACCCGGCTAAAACCATAAATATTACCTTAACCAATATAATTTTTAATAATATTTTACTGATTATATAAGCCTCGCCTAATTACATTTCAGTTAATAGTTCCTTTAATTCTTCTACTTTGGATAATCTTATTAGGATTTTATTTACTCTTTTTGAAACCGCAGGATTGGAAATTTTAAGTTTTTCTCCAATCTCTTCATAAGGTTCTTTTTTGATTAAGTGTTCATCTAGTAATTCTTGTTCTTCTGTATTACAGTATTTTTCAATTATGTCTCTGAAAAA
It includes:
- a CDS encoding tetratricopeptide repeat protein; the protein is MEDFMFYDPEDFFDQVIEALGRGDFNVAEKLLEEYLKSHSEDTQSRLLKSLIQEAKGDLLGAITPLEEILIIDNSNDLALYSLTNYYYMSLDFNKSIECCDEFIAIEGAEDSEEAIDLRQIKVQSLYAQGKYADALEEIEDLLKLDRKDEKMIIYKAKIFNINGSYDAAKNILNPIISAIADEGLLGHAYYVLAMSYHHLGQTDKSDEFLYQSAELNDEFGMRWLKLKLAAEWNKQMNQNNN
- a CDS encoding NADAR family protein, whose product is MEITITKVKEESGWLSCMSAYPVTFQDTQYKTCEALFQALRFEGYPDIQKAIQECPSPMGAKMIARKNRELLNRGVKWDEAPSDIPLMQKCLELKLHQHPDLEEKLIATGNVTIIEDCTTHDRESARFWGAVRKDGQWIGENVFGKLWMEIREKLVKNLNKNNDEQNS